In Arsenophonus sp. aPb, one DNA window encodes the following:
- the prfC gene encoding peptide chain release factor 3 gives MKENSFCQKIAQRRTFAIISHPDAGKTTITEKVLLFGQAIQKAGTVKGRGSNQHAKSDWMEMEKQRGISITTSVMQFPYQDCLINLLDTPGHEDFSEDTYRTLTAVDCCLMVIDAAKGVEDRTRKLMEVTRLRDTPILTFMNKLDRDIRDPMELMDEVESELSIACSPITWPVGCGKLFKGVYHLYRDETILYQGGQGHTIQEVVIIKGLNNTELDKIIGDDFAAQLREELELVKGASHEFNLDAFLQGKLTPVFFGTALGNFGVDHMLDGLVNWAPTPMPRQADSRIVNAQEEKFSGFVFKIQANMDPKHRDRVAFLRIVSGSYQKGMKLYQVRNKKEVVISDALTFMAGDRSHVEEAFPGDIIGLHNHGTIQIGDTFTQGEALKFTGIPNFAPELFKRIRLRDPLKQKQLLKGLVQLSEEGAVQVFRPLANNDLIVGAVGVLQFDVVVARLKSEYNVEAIYEPVNVSTARWIECDDVKKLEEFKRKNEQNLALDGGDNLSYIAPTMVNLNLTSERYPEIRFCKTREH, from the coding sequence ATGAAAGAGAATAGTTTTTGTCAGAAAATAGCACAGCGGAGAACCTTTGCTATTATTTCTCACCCTGATGCCGGAAAAACCACGATCACAGAAAAAGTGCTATTGTTTGGCCAAGCTATTCAAAAAGCAGGCACAGTGAAAGGTCGTGGTTCGAATCAACATGCAAAGTCTGACTGGATGGAAATGGAAAAGCAGCGGGGAATTTCAATTACCACTTCGGTAATGCAATTTCCTTATCAAGATTGTTTGATCAATTTGCTTGATACGCCAGGACATGAGGATTTTTCGGAAGACACTTATCGTACTTTAACAGCGGTCGATTGCTGTTTGATGGTGATTGATGCGGCTAAAGGTGTTGAAGATCGCACGCGTAAATTGATGGAAGTGACCCGGCTGCGTGATACGCCTATTTTAACCTTTATGAATAAATTAGATCGTGATATTCGCGATCCAATGGAATTAATGGATGAGGTTGAAAGTGAATTAAGTATTGCTTGTAGCCCAATTACTTGGCCAGTTGGTTGTGGTAAGTTATTTAAAGGAGTTTATCATCTTTACCGTGATGAGACTATTTTATATCAAGGTGGACAAGGGCATACCATTCAAGAAGTCGTTATTATTAAAGGATTAAATAATACCGAATTGGACAAAATCATTGGTGATGACTTTGCTGCTCAGCTACGTGAAGAGCTTGAGTTAGTAAAAGGTGCTTCTCATGAATTTAATTTAGACGCTTTTTTGCAAGGCAAGTTAACACCGGTCTTTTTTGGTACCGCTTTGGGTAATTTTGGTGTTGACCATATGTTAGATGGTTTGGTCAATTGGGCTCCAACACCGATGCCGCGCCAGGCTGATAGTCGTATTGTTAATGCCCAAGAAGAGAAATTTTCGGGTTTTGTATTTAAAATACAAGCTAACATGGATCCAAAACATCGTGATCGGGTGGCTTTTTTACGCATTGTGTCTGGTAGCTATCAAAAAGGTATGAAACTTTATCAGGTACGAAATAAAAAAGAGGTAGTTATTTCAGATGCGCTCACTTTTATGGCGGGCGACCGCTCCCATGTTGAAGAAGCGTTTCCAGGTGATATTATCGGCCTGCACAATCATGGCACTATTCAGATCGGTGATACCTTTACCCAGGGAGAAGCGTTAAAATTTACCGGTATTCCCAATTTTGCGCCCGAACTCTTCAAACGGATTCGTTTACGCGATCCGTTAAAACAAAAACAGTTACTTAAAGGATTAGTTCAGTTATCCGAAGAGGGTGCTGTCCAGGTATTTCGCCCTTTAGCCAATAATGATCTTATTGTTGGTGCCGTAGGAGTGCTTCAGTTTGATGTAGTGGTGGCACGTTTGAAGAGTGAATACAACGTTGAAGCTATTTATGAGCCGGTAAATGTGTCAACCGCACGCTGGATCGAATGTGATGATGTGAAAAAATTAGAAGAATTCAAACGGAAAAATGAACAGAATCTAGCTTTAGATGGTGGTGACAACCTCAGTTATATTGCCCCAACGATGGTAAATCTTAATTTAACCAGCGAGCGATATCCTGAAATTCGGTTCTGTAAAACCCGTGAGCATTAA
- a CDS encoding triacylglycerol lipase — protein MPTKYPIILVHGLFGFDRIAGYPCFFAIENRLKKQGYNVFSPILSGVNSNEVNGEQLWLYIEELKRNIGCDKVNLIAYSQGALFARYVAANYSTSIASVTSMNGVNHGSEIADLVRKVLIPGKLTETVVVTAAEIFFTFISFISSGTLKPQDGVEALNSLTTEVVNEFNKKYPQGLPKEWGGEGDEVVNGVHYYSFGSFIKKSLINSGINAFDVSHASLLQLNSFFSREKENDGLVGRYSMRLGKLICDDYDMDHVDIVNQIAGVVSNQYDIPGIYVNHAQMLAKKGL, from the coding sequence ATGCCGACGAAATATCCTATTATTTTAGTTCACGGATTATTTGGTTTTGATAGAATAGCTGGCTATCCATGTTTTTTTGCTATTGAAAATCGGTTGAAAAAACAGGGCTATAATGTGTTTTCACCGATATTGTCTGGCGTTAATTCAAATGAAGTAAATGGAGAGCAATTATGGCTTTACATCGAGGAACTCAAGAGAAATATCGGTTGTGATAAAGTCAACTTGATTGCTTATAGTCAAGGTGCTTTATTTGCACGCTATGTTGCTGCCAATTATTCAACCAGTATTGCATCCGTAACCTCGATGAATGGTGTTAATCATGGTTCTGAAATAGCGGATCTTGTTAGAAAAGTATTGATACCAGGTAAATTAACCGAAACAGTGGTTGTTACTGCTGCTGAAATATTTTTCACATTTATTTCTTTTATTTCATCAGGCACATTAAAACCGCAAGATGGTGTTGAAGCATTAAATTCATTGACAACAGAGGTCGTCAATGAATTTAATAAAAAATATCCACAAGGTTTGCCAAAAGAATGGGGAGGTGAAGGTGATGAAGTTGTTAATGGCGTGCATTATTATTCATTCGGTAGTTTTATTAAAAAATCATTAATTAACTCGGGAATAAATGCATTTGATGTTAGTCATGCCTCATTGTTGCAATTAAATAGTTTTTTTTCTCGAGAAAAAGAAAATGATGGGCTTGTTGGGCGTTATAGTATGCGATTAGGCAAATTAATCTGTGATGATTATGATATGGATCATGTAGATATCGTTAACCAAATTGCTGGAGTCGTTTCAAATCAATATGATATACCCGGTATTTATGTCAATCATGCACAGATGTTAGCAAAAAAAGGTTTATAA
- the fliB gene encoding flagellin lysine-N-methylase, with the protein MKQHREIIPLFYKKFKCIGDQCLSHCCRGWTINVDKKTHKKYKTAHQIEIKEITDKHLIKYPNGSGTNNYSYIAMNEEGNCPFFGHDKLCGIYKTLGPSALSHTCQTYPRSKTQLDGYTQHSLSFSCPEVVRLVLFQPDSMKYEENTVIENVKITEKRVIDQSIAVTQEHQVIQLFCSHLIMADSPFIEDNLYALAQFMVFLQSIDYQVEVNYSQVENIFMSLVEKLTNGEIYQQRKQVTSTARHQLKFSLLLIMLRFFTITDRSKHYLLPAFTNTMHFFGLESESLNEDMLANWKKLDDEWQKVLSTSCLAEPQVLKNYFLYRIYDEKFGLYNLKQSLRSLYYCFTDYFYIKTLLSVQSAYDIEVSMESIQLMFCHYSTVTQHSTNLRQQLDELIDKLNFGDDLSCLLLLN; encoded by the coding sequence ATGAAACAACATAGAGAAATTATCCCACTTTTTTATAAAAAATTTAAATGCATTGGTGATCAGTGTCTATCTCATTGTTGCCGAGGCTGGACGATTAATGTTGATAAAAAGACGCATAAAAAATATAAAACCGCGCACCAAATTGAAATCAAAGAGATCACCGATAAACATCTAATTAAATATCCTAATGGTAGTGGCACTAACAACTATTCTTATATCGCAATGAATGAAGAAGGTAATTGTCCCTTTTTTGGGCATGATAAATTGTGTGGGATTTATAAAACATTAGGCCCCAGCGCATTAAGTCATACTTGCCAGACTTATCCACGATCAAAAACCCAACTGGATGGCTATACGCAACATTCCTTAAGTTTTTCTTGCCCTGAAGTGGTTCGTTTAGTGTTATTTCAGCCAGACTCGATGAAATATGAAGAAAACACAGTGATTGAAAATGTTAAAATCACTGAAAAACGCGTGATTGATCAGAGTATAGCAGTCACACAAGAACATCAGGTTATACAACTATTTTGTAGTCATTTGATTATGGCAGATAGTCCTTTTATTGAGGATAATCTCTATGCCCTTGCTCAATTTATGGTCTTTTTACAATCAATTGATTACCAAGTAGAGGTCAATTATAGCCAAGTAGAAAATATATTTATGTCGTTAGTGGAAAAATTAACTAACGGTGAAATATATCAACAAAGAAAACAAGTAACATCTACAGCCAGGCATCAATTAAAGTTTTCTTTATTACTCATTATGCTACGTTTTTTTACTATTACAGATCGCTCTAAACATTATTTATTACCGGCTTTTACCAATACCATGCACTTTTTTGGTTTAGAGTCAGAATCACTCAATGAGGATATGCTAGCTAATTGGAAAAAATTGGATGATGAATGGCAAAAGGTCTTATCAACCAGTTGTCTAGCTGAACCGCAGGTGCTGAAAAACTATTTTCTTTATCGAATATACGACGAAAAATTTGGCTTATATAATTTGAAGCAGAGTTTACGATCACTTTATTATTGTTTTACTGATTATTTTTATATCAAAACATTACTGTCGGTTCAATCAGCTTATGATATTGAGGTATCGATGGAAAGTATTCAATTAATGTTTTGTCATTATTCGACCGTTACTCAGCATTCCACTAATTTACGCCAGCAGCTTGATGAATTAATTGATAAACTTAATTTTGGTGATGATTTATCTTGTTTATTATTATTAAATTAG
- the rimI gene encoding ribosomal protein S18-alanine N-acetyltransferase: MKIISNLVQSDLISAFAIEKMSHAFPWSEKVFYSNQGKQYINLKISAENRLIGFAITQCLLDEATLFNIAIHPNYQGQGYGEYLLRYLIDHLATKNIQTLWLEVRQSNYAAIHLYEKLGFHIVTIRKNYYPAAKKREDAVVMALTI; this comes from the coding sequence ATGAAAATAATTTCGAATTTAGTACAAAGTGATTTAATCTCTGCTTTTGCGATTGAAAAAATGAGTCATGCTTTTCCCTGGAGTGAAAAAGTTTTTTACAGTAATCAAGGAAAGCAATATATTAATTTAAAAATCAGTGCGGAAAATCGACTAATTGGTTTCGCCATTACACAATGTCTACTTGATGAAGCAACACTATTTAATATTGCTATTCATCCTAATTATCAAGGTCAAGGTTATGGTGAGTATTTATTACGCTATTTGATCGATCATTTGGCAACTAAAAATATTCAAACTTTGTGGTTGGAAGTCAGACAATCAAATTATGCGGCAATTCACCTATATGAAAAACTGGGTTTTCATATTGTCACAATAAGAAAAAATTATTATCCAGCGGCAAAAAAACGGGAAGATGCAGTGGTTATGGCATTAACTATTTAG
- a CDS encoding DNA polymerase III subunit psi gives MTVRDQLLKHMGIVQWTLRNPTVLRGEHAVSIPDSTRLVIIADERIDLDNLFVKDILRAMMIDSCQVCCLLTKEVSLLPKEVLWPCWILGKQLAISSKKWVIHTLPLEEIYFNPQSKRALWAQICQYENNFEFSTK, from the coding sequence ATGACGGTTAGAGATCAATTACTGAAGCATATGGGAATTGTGCAATGGACATTACGCAATCCGACGGTATTGCGTGGTGAACATGCCGTGTCTATTCCTGATTCTACCCGATTAGTTATCATCGCTGATGAGCGCATTGATTTAGACAACCTTTTTGTCAAAGATATTTTACGAGCGATGATGATAGACAGTTGTCAGGTATGTTGTCTATTAACGAAAGAGGTATCGCTGTTACCGAAAGAAGTTCTTTGGCCTTGTTGGATCCTAGGCAAGCAATTAGCTATTAGTTCAAAAAAATGGGTCATCCATACTTTACCCTTGGAAGAGATTTATTTTAATCCTCAGTCAAAACGCGCTTTGTGGGCGCAAATATGCCAGTATGAAAATAATTTCGAATTTAGTACAAAGTGA
- a CDS encoding IS6 family transposase, giving the protein MNIVKQSFKRLHYPVDVILVCLRWYLAYSLSLRNLEEMMQERGIFVDHSTIHRWILRLTPKLASVARKKRKIYGGTWYLDETYIRIKGKWHYLYRAVEASGETIDFILSQKRNKKSALRFLKKAIHQNTYPMEVNIDKSGANRAALMSLNQRELGIKIRQCRYKNNMVEQDHRFIKKRYRAMLGFKTYRTAKVLLEGIEILHMLHKQQIPINGLILCPVDAFYTLVA; this is encoded by the coding sequence ATGAATATTGTTAAACAAAGCTTTAAACGTCTCCACTATCCCGTCGATGTCATTTTAGTTTGTCTACGTTGGTACCTGGCGTATTCCTTAAGCTTGCGTAACCTTGAGGAGATGATGCAGGAAAGAGGTATTTTTGTTGATCACTCCACCATTCACCGCTGGATTTTACGACTGACGCCAAAACTAGCAAGTGTTGCCAGAAAGAAACGAAAAATCTATGGTGGCACCTGGTATCTGGATGAAACCTATATCAGGATAAAAGGGAAATGGCATTATCTTTATCGCGCCGTAGAGGCTAGTGGTGAAACGATAGATTTTATTCTTAGTCAAAAGCGAAATAAAAAATCTGCATTACGCTTTTTAAAGAAAGCTATCCATCAAAATACCTATCCTATGGAAGTGAATATTGATAAAAGTGGTGCTAATCGGGCTGCATTAATGTCACTTAATCAACGTGAGCTGGGGATAAAAATAAGACAGTGCCGTTATAAAAATAACATGGTAGAGCAAGATCACCGTTTCATTAAAAAACGCTATCGAGCGATGCTTGGTTTTAAGACGTACCGAACGGCAAAAGTTTTACTGGAAGGAATAGAAATATTGCATATGCTCCATAAACAACAAATTCCTATCAATGGCCTAATTCTCTGTCCAGTCGATGCTTTTTACACTTTAGTCGCCTAA
- a CDS encoding glycosyltransferase produces the protein MLAEPMLSIVVAVFNGEPFLSKFFNCLEQQKLENWELILVNDGSTDNSALLLEECRERFPNTKILHQQNLGVSVARNVGMNMATGKYITFPDIDDIIHLGMYNRLLTLAKLGDLDVAMCNGTYVYMDGSPSKLIFPLKKVPSTDIISGTEWLQKGLSSGKFLHVTWLNIYKLSFIRDHQYQFEPQLHHQDIPWTTEILLNAKRVQFINESYYDYFIHNKSVSHSLCGDALRVRKVNTYLKIIDMLMDIYKKYPSAVNQTPACWWQIGKEGFGVVLSIQAIESPKIKYEMVKRFFDEGYWQITWQHATTLKLKWRLSRRYLKLKSLLKYQSS, from the coding sequence ATGTTAGCTGAACCGATGCTAAGTATTGTTGTTGCTGTATTTAATGGCGAACCATTCTTATCAAAATTTTTTAATTGTCTTGAGCAACAAAAACTAGAAAATTGGGAGCTTATATTAGTCAATGATGGTTCAACAGATAATAGCGCTTTATTATTAGAGGAATGTAGAGAACGATTCCCAAATACTAAAATTTTACATCAGCAAAATCTCGGGGTATCTGTCGCTCGAAATGTAGGAATGAATATGGCGACAGGTAAATATATAACTTTTCCTGATATTGACGATATCATTCATTTAGGGATGTATAACCGTTTATTAACGTTGGCAAAGTTGGGTGATTTAGATGTTGCTATGTGTAATGGTACTTATGTTTATATGGATGGCTCACCCTCTAAATTAATTTTTCCTTTAAAAAAAGTTCCATCGACTGACATAATTTCAGGAACTGAATGGTTACAAAAAGGTTTAAGTTCAGGTAAGTTTTTACACGTTACTTGGCTGAATATTTATAAGTTAAGTTTTATTCGTGATCATCAGTATCAGTTTGAACCGCAACTACATCATCAAGATATTCCTTGGACAACAGAAATATTGCTTAATGCAAAGCGCGTGCAGTTTATTAATGAATCTTATTATGATTATTTTATTCACAATAAATCAGTTTCTCATTCATTATGTGGCGATGCTTTACGCGTGCGTAAGGTTAATACCTATTTAAAAATTATTGATATGTTAATGGATATTTATAAAAAATATCCTAGTGCAGTAAATCAAACTCCAGCTTGTTGGTGGCAGATTGGAAAGGAAGGCTTTGGTGTTGTATTGTCTATTCAAGCAATTGAATCACCAAAAATTAAATATGAGATGGTTAAGCGTTTTTTTGACGAAGGATACTGGCAAATTACTTGGCAACATGCGACAACTTTAAAATTAAAATGGCGACTGAGTCGGCGTTATTTAAAACTAAAATCGTTACTTAAATACCAATCTTCATGA
- the hemG gene encoding menaquinone-dependent protoporphyrinogen IX dehydrogenase has product MSYLLLYSGENGQTKKIILKITEYLRKEGKQCDVRDLNMDKNFNLSVYQKVLVGASIRYGHFNPTVLNFAQNHQKELNTMPSAFFGVNLTARKKDKDTPETNVYVRKFLAKTPWQPALTNVFAGALCYPQYNWFDRIMIQFIMKITGGETNTNKEIEYTDWQKVEYFAREFNALK; this is encoded by the coding sequence ATGAGCTATTTGCTACTTTATTCTGGTGAAAATGGACAGACTAAAAAGATAATACTTAAAATTACTGAATATTTACGTAAAGAGGGTAAACAATGTGATGTCAGAGATTTAAATATGGATAAAAATTTTAATCTTTCTGTTTACCAAAAAGTATTAGTTGGAGCCTCAATACGTTATGGTCATTTTAATCCTACGGTATTAAATTTTGCGCAAAATCACCAAAAAGAGTTGAATACCATGCCAAGTGCATTTTTTGGCGTTAATCTAACGGCCAGGAAAAAGGATAAAGATACACCTGAAACAAATGTTTATGTACGTAAATTTTTAGCTAAAACTCCGTGGCAACCGGCTCTCACTAATGTGTTTGCAGGCGCGCTATGTTATCCCCAATATAACTGGTTTGATCGTATTATGATCCAATTTATTATGAAAATAACGGGCGGAGAAACGAATACAAATAAAGAAATTGAATATACTGATTGGCAAAAAGTCGAATACTTTGCGCGTGAATTTAATGCGCTTAAATAA
- the trkH gene encoding Trk system potassium transporter TrkH, whose translation MHFRAITRIVGLLVILFSVTMIIPGIVALIYRDGAGRAFSQTFVAALIIGLLLWIPNRNNRHDLKPKEGFLIVALFWTVLGSVGALPFIFSDRPHLSVTDAFFESFSGLTTTGATTLVGLDALPKAILFYRQMLQWLGGMGIIVLAVAILPLLGVGGMQLYRAEMPGPLKDNKMRPRIAETAKTLWLIYVLLTIVCAIALWGAGMDVFDAISHSFSTVAIGGFSTHDQSIGYFNSPAINTIIAIFLLISGCNFGLHFAVLSGRSLTIYWRDPEFRVFIGFQLVLIVICTLVLLYHSVYDSLFETFDQAFFQVVSVATTAGFSTDGFANWPLFLPILLLCAAFVGGCAGSTGGGLKVIRILLLFLQGSRELKRLVHPNAVYTIKLGARALPERIIEAVWGFFSAYALVFLISLLLLIATGVDEFSAFASIAATLNNLGPGLGSVAENFTTMNPTGKWILIVTMLFGRLEVFTLLVLFTPTFWRE comes from the coding sequence ATGCATTTTCGAGCAATAACCCGAATTGTTGGGCTACTTGTTATCTTATTTTCTGTCACTATGATTATTCCAGGCATAGTTGCATTGATTTATCGAGATGGAGCAGGACGTGCCTTTAGCCAGACCTTTGTTGCGGCGTTAATTATAGGTTTACTGCTATGGATACCAAACAGAAATAATCGACATGATCTAAAACCTAAAGAAGGTTTTCTGATCGTTGCCCTTTTTTGGACCGTGTTAGGTAGTGTTGGGGCATTACCCTTTATCTTTTCTGATCGGCCTCATCTTTCGGTTACCGATGCTTTTTTTGAATCATTTTCCGGTTTAACAACAACTGGAGCAACCACATTGGTTGGGTTAGATGCTTTACCCAAAGCAATACTCTTTTATCGACAGATGTTACAGTGGCTAGGTGGCATGGGGATCATTGTTTTAGCGGTAGCCATATTACCTTTATTAGGCGTAGGTGGAATGCAGCTTTATCGGGCAGAAATGCCTGGACCACTTAAAGACAATAAAATGCGTCCAAGGATTGCGGAAACGGCAAAAACACTTTGGTTAATCTATGTTTTACTCACGATAGTATGCGCAATAGCATTATGGGGTGCTGGCATGGACGTCTTTGATGCTATCTCCCATAGTTTTTCTACTGTTGCTATTGGTGGATTTTCTACTCATGATCAAAGTATTGGCTACTTTAATAGCCCTGCTATCAACACCATTATTGCTATTTTTTTGCTGATTTCTGGCTGTAATTTTGGTCTTCATTTTGCCGTTTTATCCGGGCGTAGTTTGACAATTTACTGGCGTGATCCCGAATTTAGAGTATTCATCGGTTTTCAGTTAGTATTGATCGTCATTTGTACGCTAGTACTTCTATATCATTCAGTTTACGACTCACTTTTTGAAACATTTGATCAAGCCTTTTTTCAGGTTGTCTCTGTGGCAACAACAGCCGGTTTTAGTACTGATGGGTTTGCAAATTGGCCACTTTTCCTACCAATATTATTACTTTGTGCAGCTTTTGTCGGCGGATGTGCGGGCTCAACTGGAGGTGGATTAAAAGTTATTCGAATTTTGTTATTATTCTTGCAGGGTTCTCGTGAGTTAAAACGTTTGGTACATCCAAATGCTGTTTACACGATAAAATTAGGCGCTAGAGCATTACCTGAACGTATTATTGAAGCCGTTTGGGGTTTCTTTTCTGCTTATGCTTTGGTTTTTCTTATCAGTTTATTATTGTTAATCGCTACCGGCGTAGATGAGTTTTCTGCTTTTGCCTCAATTGCAGCAACACTCAATAATTTAGGGCCAGGATTAGGCTCGGTAGCTGAAAACTTTACCACCATGAATCCAACGGGAAAATGGATCCTAATTGTTACTATGTTATTTGGCCGATTGGAAGTTTTCACATTACTGGTTCTTTTCACACCAACCTTTTGGCGGGAATAA
- a CDS encoding IMPACT family protein, with amino-acid sequence MNAYLIPAESVVVTEEIKKSRFITYLEHTDGVAEAKNFIQTIKHKYPDARHHCWAYVAGRPDDCQQLGFSDDGEPTGTAGKPMITQLLASHIGEITVVVVRYFGGIKLGTGGLVRAYGNSVQQALGLLNTQQKVLQKYYLIYCEYTHIKMVEQLIQQSSGQILVREYSENVILEISLPANAEQKFADKLCNLSRGALNLVPKS; translated from the coding sequence ATGAATGCCTATTTGATACCTGCAGAGTCGGTTGTGGTTACCGAAGAGATTAAAAAAAGTCGTTTTATTACTTATTTGGAACATACTGATGGAGTTGCTGAAGCGAAAAATTTTATCCAAACTATCAAGCATAAATACCCGGATGCTCGACATCACTGTTGGGCCTATGTCGCTGGTAGACCTGATGATTGTCAACAGTTAGGTTTTTCTGATGATGGAGAGCCAACAGGTACGGCCGGTAAGCCGATGATCACCCAGTTGTTAGCTAGCCATATTGGTGAAATTACCGTGGTTGTTGTTCGTTATTTTGGTGGTATCAAATTAGGAACTGGCGGATTGGTTAGAGCTTATGGTAATAGTGTTCAACAAGCATTGGGACTTTTAAACACACAGCAAAAAGTGCTACAAAAATATTATTTAATATATTGTGAATATACGCATATAAAAATGGTTGAGCAATTAATACAACAATCATCGGGGCAGATCCTTGTGCGGGAATATAGTGAAAATGTGATATTAGAAATTTCCCTTCCTGCCAATGCTGAACAAAAGTTTGCTGATAAATTATGTAATTTGAGTAGAGGCGCATTAAATTTAGTCCCTAAATCTTAA
- the pepQ gene encoding Xaa-Pro dipeptidase, producing MENLASQYQEHIKILQQRTQYVLKNNKLNALLIHSGEPQGVFLDDYHYPFRANPHFKAWLPITQVAHCWLLVDGVSKPKLWFYSPIDYWHSIDPLPDSFWVKEFELFHLKQANDIKQWLFQLDKKHIGYIGESIAQAKELGISAVNINHKPVLDYFHYHRAYKTNYEISCLQQAQKMAIAGHHAAREAFYQGASEFDINISYLQAAGQRDIDVPYSNIIALNENCSVLHYTKLKYQPPKKMYSFLIDAGSEYHGYAADITRTYAGKNNNEFANLINDLDSKQQILIDTIKSGIRYTEYHYRMHQHIASLLLDHGIICNISEEAMIKEGLTTPFFPHGLGHLLGLQVHDVGGFMQDETGAALSAPECYPFLRCTRILQPGMVLTIEPGLYFIETLLAPWREGSFSKYFNWHKIASLMPNGGIRIEDNIIIYENKVENMTRNLHLK from the coding sequence ATGGAAAATCTTGCTAGTCAATATCAAGAACATATTAAAATATTACAGCAACGTACGCAGTATGTATTAAAAAATAATAAATTGAATGCCTTACTTATCCATTCTGGAGAGCCACAAGGCGTTTTTCTTGATGATTATCATTATCCATTTAGAGCTAATCCACATTTCAAAGCTTGGCTACCTATTACTCAAGTTGCCCATTGTTGGTTATTAGTTGATGGAGTGAGCAAGCCTAAGTTATGGTTTTATTCGCCAATTGATTATTGGCATAGCATTGACCCCTTACCGGATAGCTTTTGGGTAAAAGAGTTTGAGTTGTTTCATTTAAAACAGGCTAATGATATTAAACAATGGTTGTTTCAATTAGATAAAAAGCATATTGGTTATATTGGTGAATCTATTGCTCAAGCTAAGGAATTAGGTATTTCGGCAGTTAATATTAATCATAAACCGGTATTAGATTATTTTCATTACCATCGTGCTTATAAGACAAACTATGAAATAAGTTGCTTACAGCAAGCGCAGAAAATGGCAATAGCGGGTCATCATGCTGCCCGTGAGGCTTTTTATCAAGGAGCGAGTGAATTTGATATTAATATTAGTTACTTGCAGGCAGCGGGTCAGCGAGATATCGACGTTCCATACAGTAATATCATTGCTCTCAATGAAAATTGTTCAGTACTCCACTACACTAAATTGAAATATCAACCACCAAAAAAAATGTATAGTTTTTTAATTGATGCGGGTTCTGAATACCATGGCTATGCCGCAGATATTACGCGTACGTATGCGGGCAAAAATAATAATGAATTTGCTAATTTGATTAACGACCTAGATAGTAAACAACAGATATTGATCGATACAATTAAATCGGGTATTCGCTATACTGAATATCATTATCGGATGCATCAACATATTGCATCTTTACTGCTAGATCATGGCATTATTTGCAATATCAGTGAAGAGGCAATGATAAAAGAGGGGCTTACAACTCCCTTTTTTCCCCATGGTTTAGGCCATCTTTTGGGATTACAAGTTCATGATGTTGGTGGATTTATGCAGGATGAGACAGGAGCTGCTTTGTCTGCGCCAGAATGTTATCCTTTCTTACGTTGCACGCGTATCTTACAACCTGGTATGGTATTAACTATTGAACCTGGTCTCTACTTCATAGAGACACTATTGGCTCCTTGGCGCGAAGGATCGTTTAGTAAATATTTTAACTGGCATAAAATTGCGTCCCTTATGCCAAATGGTGGTATTCGTATCGAAGATAATATCATCATATATGAAAATAAAGTTGAAAATATGACGCGTAATTTACATTTAAAATAA